gccagacgaaaaccctaattgatatccccccatgtgacgtgattgatgtctcacgaatcatggagtctgcaCGATaaacgtgtattttattagtcagttgctgattgattagacaatgagtctaagttttgttgaatcgggcatgagtgatcgaatgctcgatgattcatggattgaacatgttagacgttcttagatattgctcgtctgagcaaatattgtaaattcgagcaactaagCATCTAAATatcgatagttggatcaatacttgagcaactgagcaagtattgctcagttcgacgaattactgaatattgatagttagattaatattcgagtaactgggcaagtattgctcaattcgacgaattacttataaattactgaatattgatagttggatcaatattcgagtaactgagcaagtattacttaattcgacgaattactgataaattactgaatattgatagttggatcaatattcgagtaactgagcaagtattgctcaattcgacgaattttttATTGAtgatgtgacccaataaaatattaattaaaatatcggtagactaccgaatattatataattaatccagatgttgattgctggatcaacataaatttattagtgtttgaacttgctcagaatgatgattttgtggagcgtttgttcaaaaccctaattttttgatcaattgttcgtcaattgatgaattgttgaaaataggtcacgagtgagggagggaccgaccacatggaatgaggGAGTCCATGTGGCGCCCAAGCGCTCGAGCGAGCGTGCACCaggtccttagttggccagttggtgaaagaatgatgattaaatgtcggtttcatcatttattgaaatagtgctcgattgagcattaggtgataaaacctaattatgtaaAAGTGAGTGACCGACCAAGTGCGCATAAAactggcccttggtggtcgtgggaccagcggatggtagtttgagcaaattccaagttggttggaaagagtttggacccaatatgagcaattgagcaaattaggtcaaaattataagaatgtgtgggaccggctccttgcaaacCTTAGGACcagccttggtcagtcaaggaagcaagcccgtgtcaccataatgtctgtgtctcagtcctgagagtttcgtgTCATGTACTTACTATATGTGAGAGAGTGCTCATATCCTGTTGAGTGTCGGTATTTAGTgtaagttacggttggtagtatTTAGCTAATTAGTGTTTGCTATTATCAGTTGTATGGGGTGCCTTGGATGCAACCACCTAGGCTATTTTTATTCGTTGGATGTTCGGATAGAATACCTAAATATATAAGCTCAGAGTCTGTAAGAGAAAGGTAATccaaaattattaatcaaaacaGAACTTTGTTCTTAGGCTGTGTTCATTTGAATCAGAGAAGCTCGATTCTTCGTAATTGGGTGAGGTTTATCCTCAATCCATCTATCCCCTCCTGTTATGTACATCTAGGtacataacaattggtatcagattcgTTCGATCCATGGAGGTATTCGTTGAAACTCATCAACAGATCTCTGAAATTCAGAGTTTACCAAGTGAAAAATGGGTACAAATGAATGGAAAATTGGTATCAATATTGAAACTGGAAAGGTTAGCAAGTGATGAGTTCGACACTTGCGTTTCGTGGTATTTGTTTTATTTGATGGACAAAAACTGTGTAAATAGAGAGGACGGCCTCCAAAGGTGGGGCAAATTGTTAGACAGAGCGGGGAAGAAATTGGATAAGATCTTGTTTCTTAAGGATACTACTTTATCTCATCAACCTCCTCACCGAGTGAAAGTTGCTTCTACACATAGTGATGAATCTTCAGATTTGGAGTTGATACCTCAAAATTTCTTTGCTGAAAACGAAGATCTTGAGTCACTTGATGATGTGAGATTCCAGTCTGAAGCAGTTGCTAAAACTGAGATGATATACTTCTCCGAGTTGAATCGAACCAAAATTGGTGAGGTGAACGATTCTTCTCTAGAATTTCACTTCAACAAGTTTGGGGAGAAATTCGAAAATCATGAATGCTTCAAGGAGTTATTGTCTATTCTCTACAGCAAATCAAATTATGTGGCTCGTTCTTCTTTCCCTCTTAATGACACTCGTTCATTATTCGATAGAGGTAAGTATGGCCTTATTTCATTGAAGTATTCTAATGTTTATTGTATGGATTTCTAGCTTTGGGTACCACTCAAATTATCGATCTAGGCATTTGATTGTTAGTTTGTGTGTTGatgatgatacaatttttgatgaGACTCATGAGAGTAAGCTGTTTGTTGGAATAGAGAAGATTGTCTAGAATAGTTGAAATTGACCAGGCACGAGCACCGTGGGATGTCTTAGATGAGGGTGTAGTTTGGAGGAGTAATGGCGCTGATGGTATTTTCTGGAAGCTCCAACTTAGTTTACATCATGAGTTAAGAGCCTTCATGCCTACAGTGCGTTACAATTTAATTGTTGATGTACGTCTCTTCCTTAATATCGATCCTAACAGCACtgtgtttgatcgtggtaaaGAGATCGACCTCATTGTATGGGTTTCTTGTTTTGCTACAATTGATACTCGCTCCTTACTTGATCGAGGTAAGTGTACTGTGTTACCATCACTTACTTATGGGACATGTCTTCTTCAATTGCTTCTTAGACTACGGCATGACTCATAATTGCAGTTTATACATTCGTTTCCTCATTTATGTGTTTATGATTTTGCAATACATGCTGCGAAAAAATGTTTGCTCAAATAACTGAAAGAGgtagatttttattattcttaCTGGCTAGAGTAATTACTTTTGAGCGGTATAATCAGTTGATGTTTCATATGGTTGATATGTGGAGGGAagtaaattttatttttctaatgcTCCACAAGATTCCGTTCACTTCAACTATCTTCTCTCCTAGTTTCATCCAAGAGCATTGTCGTAATCGTGGAAAAGGATTCGAACTAATTCAGAGACTTTCTAATTCTGTGGTTGCCTATGAATTCAGTTTTGGTCTATCTAATTCTTGCTCAATTGTACCTGCTTGTATGATTTATACTGGTGGAAATGATTTTATCTTACTACTTACAACAGCGCAAATAAGTTACAAGTTCATAGTGAATGAATGTCTCTTCCTTATCATCAAATTTGCTCGCTGGATATATGATAGAGGAAAGTTGTTAGGTAATCAAGGGTATTTTACTTTTACAACTTCTTATAAATGTTGTGTGGTTACAATTACTTATGGGGTGACTGTGTTTCTTGTATCGAAATGGACGGCTGCCTACGGTTCTGAATCTGTTTATCGAGCTGATCATGTTCTAACAACACTTGCAGTAGGCTATTTAACTTTTGTCATGTTTGCTAGTTTGTCTCCGTGCTCTGCTCTTGATGAAATTTTTTGGTGTTTTCCACCTTGGAGTCTGGTGTATCAACCCAGAGGAAGCCACTTCCACTTGGAGCTTTATGGAAAGATGATGGCATTACAGCTGCTACTTACAGTGATTGACATTCCATTAGTGTTTGTGACGTCCTTGCCgtggggattaattttgtttCTTATGGCCTTCTGGGATGCAGGGAATGTCAGAGGATTGTGTCGGCATTCTCCTTTTGTGAGGCCTCATATGGTGTTTATTGGAGTTTACTTCTCTCTTTCCAGGCTTGTGAACTCATATTGTACCTCAGCTGGCAATGCTTATTTACAACTGCTTAAAGTTGAAGGTGGCCAGGTATTTCTGCACTCTGTCATAAGGACTAGCCCTTGCTACTTACACTATAATCAACCTGAATCATATGGCTATATTCACCTGTGGAGTCTGAATAGTGGTAATTTTTCCTCTCTATACTTTGTTTACACTTGCTACTTATTTGATCGTGGGAAGGGGTTCGCTGGGTATATTGTCATGGATTCTTCAAGTGGGCCACctgtttatgattttgatttagaccattggtaccaaatggatttGTTATGGGCAACCTTAATTATGTTTTTATTTGTGTGGTTGTCTGTGGAAGCTGAGAATAGTATTGGTAGTCATAAGCTGTATGAGAGACATATTCTTGTGCTTCAGATTCTTTCGAAACAACGTGAAATCCTCTTGGCGGTCCTTCCAGCTTCTATCTCCAATGTGAGCAATCATTTTTATCTCCACACTATGGGGGCCAACTTTCAATTCGCCTCACTGAGGGTATTTCCTTTGATATGGAAGCTTGCAGCCGATAATGATGCTCAGCCCAATGATATACTGGAGCGAAGTCCTGGTCAGGTTGCACTATGGCTTACAGTCAAGGATTGTATTGGTAGTCAATTTCTGAGAGCTAGAATAGTGAAGGGGCAGCTAGCCTTTCTCCTCACATCCGAGGCCAGGTTTGATTTTGCTACTGGCAGTATTTATAGTATGGAAATAGTTATATATTTGGGAATGATACTGGTCGCGCGGGAGCTTCGACAACTTCCACAAAAGGGTAGCAAGCACTGTACAGGTCAAGGGAGTAGTACGGCGTGGAAAGTACTTGGAGAATTATATTTTTCCTTTAGCTGGCAAGGAAGCAGCACTTCTTATTCAAGACTTTTACACAAAGAATTGTCAGTTACCAAGGGTGTCTCATTGTACTATCACAGCGGTTTTGACTCTTGCATATGGTTCAACAACGGCTGAAGGAGATAGTGGGCACTGCCACTGCGGCTTCACGTTTTCACAACTGCACCGCCAGGCTCCAAAACAACCTTGTGTAACTGAAGTTGCCGACTCGCcgctcatccttgaggacaaggatgtttcgtAGGGGAAGGGAATGTCATGTACCTACTATATGTGAGAGAGTGCCCATATCCTGTTGAGTGTCGGTATTTAGTGTAAGTTACAGTTGGTAGTATTTAGCTAATTAGTGTTTGCTATTATCAGTTGTAGGGGGTGCCTTGGATGCAACCACCTGGGCTATTTTTATTCGTTGGATGTTAGGATAGAATACCTAAATATATAAGCTCAGAGTCTGTAAGAGAAAGGTAATccaaaattattaatcaaaataGAACTTTGTTCCTAGGCTGTGTTCATTTGAACCAGAGAAGCTCGATTCTTCGGAATTGGGTGAGGTTTATCCTCAATCTATCTATCCCCTCATGTTATGTACATCTAGGTGCATAACATttcggcattttctgatgtgcgtttgagcaatattttgaattttcagaagagttcgatctttgactgaaattcttgattttgctcgaatgaccaagtagaactttgctcgtttgatcaaaatttgaaaaatgttaaaataatgatattttaatatttggcatgagtagcctagtcggtcatgtgaccatttgactttttggttgttttatggtttgagcaatatttgagaaaatatgaagaaaccatgatttttgctcaaactgaggagtttgatgagatgaggaaaataataattatgaaagactagggattgtaaggtgtgggaccggcgcTAGGCGTGGCCGACCggccaggtagcccggtcccacgacacctttccctatttttattatttttcataaaaccgtgaaaatatggagaaaccatgagttttgctcaaacaaggaaagttactagaatgaaggagttttcatgagttcatgagttcatgaaaataataaaataaggaaaaataatggaggaagcatggggaccggccacaactagggaatggtcggccggccggtgggcccggtccctgggcgcctcttcattattttaatattattattttttctcttctgttttgtgtaggattcctcatttgtctatattttcgaatgcttgttcgtgcatcattgtggaGCACACTTGCACCACTTTATTGGGACTTTCTCGGTGATGGTCCAGATTCCCGGTTATTGAgtgtttattactaatttatgaaattcagtggagaatggttcatgaaactgagtaataaaagtgagtaattatttattatcaatccataagatcagccgtggattcgattatcaatccataagattAGCCGTGGTTTCGAttatggattcggaataataaaatgagcattaccatcccattGGATCGTGGATTAGACtacagaatcagagtaattaaattgtttattaccattccatgagatcattcgtggattcgatcatgaaatcggagtaatgagattatctattaccattccatgagatcatccgtagattcgatcatgaaatcggagtaatgagataaaatagatcatcttctaggaattcagtggtgaatgtcacggtagaattaatctattgcagaaggaatattagctatttaaagcgtcatacccgttctgaaaggtgcatagtcaggaaacaacgagtctTGCCGATGTCCCGAAGgcttttttccctctcaacaaccATGTATGGAGAACCTCCCGGATctgtacacggtctctctacatagtcagggaacagtgagtgtcaccgacgtcctgaaggcgttaatgctctcaatcttacggagaatcgcccaatctttcttctatgtggaggggggtctctctatgtagtcagggaacagtgagtgtcaccgacgtcctgaaggcgttaagtcctcaatcatacggagaaccgcccaattatgttattctacatagagggcatgatgaaatgcgaggcatcgaacgctcagctagtggaggcctttcgagaaacatattcatcatggctcgtaaaatatgaatcgtcacatgcgttcctgaagccgtgccagaaacatgcagtatcatgattttacgattttgacctttgttcaaaatccaccatcaacatcagtcgcgttccttacgcctctgaatcctagcaggactatgcacacttgattcccttagctgatctcacccacaactaagagttgctacgacccaaagtcgaagacttgataaaaaaaattgtctcacacagaaaagtctattttaatagataaatatatctcccacagaaatacctacgaattttttgttccgtcttttgataaatcaaggtgaacaggaaccgattgataatccgatcttatactcccgaagaacatcttagaaatatcaatcacttcacaataacttgactatatggtagtagaacaagttattgtggaatcacaaagaatgagacgaagagctttgttgttactttttatatcttacctatcggagataaatctcgagcaaatcttagagaggaTAGTactgaaaatagttgggtctggcttcagaatcccaatgaagtctttaagtcgttaacctataatggttttaggaaaaacctaggttaaaggagaattgaatctattcgcaactagtatcacacagaaggtgtggggattaggtttcccagttgccagagttttcccttatatagtcttcaaataagggtttgataactttagaacaaaacaatcaatattcaccgttaaataaaacctgattcaagattcaagctaatatctttccaccgttagatggtcttagcttgttacacacaaatgaaatgtaccttcatttagatatgggtaaccgtacctaaacgtgtatattgagttggctcaatagcagttaaccgaagttagccatatgaacacttttgtattaacaatGTTCATCTTaatctaattatgttactcatagagttgttcaattgtttatattctcatagaagtatacaagacacaattgaagcaaaatcggattgattcaaaagaatcagttcatgaacatttcagccacggtttgcaaagattgcattccttaatatataaatgtatttgttcatgagtatgaaatcatacttaaccgattttagaacttgatgatagacgcatttatgtgtctattttgttctcgattttctatatttttagtacccaattttgtacttatttgattattttatgtttttgtaggtatttttggagaaataagctatcgtggagaaattggctcgaaaagtggtcttaggagaaaattactaaaggcatccAGAAGACGTACTACAGGCACCccggaagtatgttggagacgccCCAGAAAGTTATATTTACACctcagaagaattgctaaagggaaCCCAAcagtggataaggggtacccaaattactaaaGGGCAcccaaattgctattcgcacccttaCCCTGGTTAGGGGGCgaccttccttcttctcaaattcaaatttctttttggcgggaaaacaagttCACTCACATGCAGAATTTAGGTTTGAGTTTTATACGAATTTGaaggagattcaatcgccagattTTGTTGGGATGAACTTAAATGGATTAAACAGGCTCGGTATGGGTGATTGAATGGACTGTTTTGGGCTGGATATCGATCTTGACGATGAACAGAGGAGGATACATTTCTCGGGTTTTCTAGGAAGGATTTGAGAGAGATTTAACCGGAGATAATCATGGGAGTTAGTTGGTTCGGGTCTGTTTTGTCGAAACATGATTGGTAAGATGATTTGAATCGATAAAAAAAGAAAGTTTCATCAAATCTCGAGAAAACAGAGCAGTTACCATATCTCGGGTTCGTGGATTTGTTTAGGAAGGTGCGTGGTAAAACTGGAAGTTTATCTTCTCTGATATGTTAATATCTATCTTAGGGAAGAGTTTGGTGTCAATCAGAACACGCGTGAAGGTGAGGATAAACAAGGAAAAGCCGTGACTTGCAcggaaaggaagagaagaattttaaTCGGGATTTTTAGGTTTCCGAGGGATATAAAAGGTGAAGTCGAGTTCCAGGGTAAGGCATTGAATTTTAGAGAAAtttaggggaagtttagaacaccacagagctgagAAATCGAGGTTGCAGGAAAccgggttctgctgctgctgctgaagaacacgaaga
Above is a genomic segment from Papaver somniferum cultivar HN1 chromosome 10, ASM357369v1, whole genome shotgun sequence containing:
- the LOC113318242 gene encoding uncharacterized protein LOC113318242 isoform X2, with translation MEVFVETHQQISEIQSLPSEKWVQMNGKLVSILKLERLASDEFDTCVSWYLFYLMDKNCVNREDGLQRWGKLLDRAGKKLDKILFLKDTTLSHQPPHRVKVASTHSDESSDLELIPQNFFAENEDLESLDDVRFQSEAVAKTEMIYFSELNRTKIGEVNDSSLEFHFNKFGEKFENHECFKELLSILYSKSNYVARSSFPLNDTRSLFDRGNVRGLCRHSPFVRPHMVFIGVYFSLSRLVNSYCTSAGNAYLQLLKVEGGQVFLHSVIRTSPCYLHYNQPESYGYIHLWSLNSGNFSSLYFVYTCYLFDRGKGFAGYIVMDSSSGPPVYDFDLDHWYQMDLLWATLIMFLFVWLSVEAENSIGSHKLYERHILVLQILSKQREILLAVLPASISNVSNHFYLHTMGANFQFASLRVFPLIWKLAADNDAQPNDILERSPGQVALWLTVKDCIGSQFLRARIVKGQLAFLLTSEARFDFATGSIYSMEIVIYLGMILVARELRQLPQKGSKHCTGQGSSTAWKVLGELYFSFSWQGSSTSYSRLLHKELSVTKGVSLYYHSGFDSCIWFNNG
- the LOC113318242 gene encoding uncharacterized protein LOC113318242 isoform X1; translation: MFAQITERGRFLLFLLARVITFERYNQLMFHMVDMWREVNFIFLMLHKIPFTSTIFSPSFIQEHCRNRGKGFELIQRLSNSVVAYEFSFGLSNSCSIVPACMIYTGGNDFILLLTTAQISYKFIVNECLFLIIKFARWIYDRGKLLGNQGYFTFTTSYKCCVVTITYGVTVFLVSKWTAAYGSESVYRADHVLTTLAVGYLTFVMFASLSPCSALDEIFWCFPPWSLVYQPRGSHFHLELYGKMMALQLLLTVIDIPLVFVTSLPWGLILFLMAFWDAGNVRGLCRHSPFVRPHMVFIGVYFSLSRLVNSYCTSAGNAYLQLLKVEGGQVFLHSVIRTSPCYLHYNQPESYGYIHLWSLNSGNFSSLYFVYTCYLFDRGKGFAGYIVMDSSSGPPVYDFDLDHWYQMDLLWATLIMFLFVWLSVEAENSIGSHKLYERHILVLQILSKQREILLAVLPASISNLAADNDAQPNDILERSPGQVALWLTVKDCIGSQFLRARIVKGQLAFLLTSEARFDFATGSIYSMEIVIYLGMILVARELRQLPQKGSKHCTGQGSSTAWKVLGELYFSFSWQGSSTSYSRLLHKELSVTKGVSLYYHSGFDSCIWFNNG